A DNA window from Xiphias gladius isolate SHS-SW01 ecotype Sanya breed wild chromosome 3, ASM1685928v1, whole genome shotgun sequence contains the following coding sequences:
- the LOC120788174 gene encoding uncharacterized protein LOC120788174: protein MAQRMFHESGQDGRSVLGMLAVQVERDPKTGATVVRSVTPFTTSAGAPNATTVFDDGRKSVHTVCGSGGPPSTEELGQILSVIDGVGMKALLDKVTLMPNKAEMKTENVEASKMPKEKVLSFSIHHAMSKENNMQLGSCRSYDLEAELNIDDCALSVGDEEDKKEDRSIMAVIDMAGKVDNMEDQRLEEGPVNLVFLGYNDATTGQDHSQEDDEGRLTVEQVIITEDGEEHVIGPEMSSSSPTLDKLPGQEAGKKSQDEVFQDIPLDGNGEGVKIQGENGDKGLHNSSSPSVAEGEGTSKRKTCQCCSVM from the exons ATGGCTCAAAGGATGTTTCATGAAAGTGGACAAGATGGCCGATCAG TCCTGGGAATGTTGGCAGTGCAGGTCGAGAGAGACCCCAAGACAGGTGCCACTGTCGTCAGGTCAGTGACCCCCTTCACCACATCGGCTGGTGCTCCAAATGCTACCACAGTCTTTGATGATGGCAGGAAGAGTGTCCACACTGTCTGTGGGTCAGGAGGTCCACCCTCGACTGAAGAGCTTGGGCAGATCTTGAGCGTCATTGATGGGGTTGGGATGAAAGCACTGCTTGATAAAGTGACACTCATGCCAAACAAGGCAGAGATGAAGACTGAGAATGTAGAAGCCAGTAAAATGCCAAAGGAAAAAGTCCTGTCTTTTTCTATCCATCATGCCATGTCAAAAGAGAACAATATGCAGTTAGGCAGCTGCAGAAGCTATGACTTGGAGGCTGAGCTGAATATAGACGACTGTGCTCTAAGTGTGGGAGATGAGGAGGATAAAAAAGAGGACAGAAGCATCATGGCAGTTATAGACATGGCAGGAAAAGTTGATAACATGGAGGATCAAAGATTGGAGGAAGGCCCCGTCAATCTTGTGTTCCTGGGATACAATGATGCCACAACTGGCCAAGATCACAGCCAAGAGGACGATGAAGGCAGGCTCACTGTGGAACAAGTGATTATCACTGAGGATGGAGAAGAACATGTCATAGGACCTGAAATGTCTTCTTCATCTCCAACATTAGACAAGCTACCAGGGCAAGAGGCAGGGAAAAAGTCCCAAGATGAAGTATTTCAGGACATTCCCCTGGATGGAAATGGGGAAGGAGTTAAAATCCAAGGTGAGAATGGTGACAAGGGGCTGCATAATTCATCTTCACCCAGCGTAGCAGAGGGAGAAGGCACTTCCAAGCGCAAAACCTGTCAGTGTTGCTCTGTCATGTAA